The following coding sequences are from one Gossypium hirsutum isolate 1008001.06 chromosome A12, Gossypium_hirsutum_v2.1, whole genome shotgun sequence window:
- the LOC107925568 gene encoding E3 ubiquitin-protein ligase MARCHF8, translating into MGDIALFIDDLPSDSSISHCRICHEEEFESMKSLEAPCACSGSVKFAHRDCIQRWCNEKGNTTCEICLQEYEPGYTVIAPSKKSQLIEAAVTIRDSLQIPRREVEPQEVMNDENEFFQCTSTIERGAACCRSMALTFTVVLLIKHLFAVINGETDDYPFALLMILLLRATGILLPMYIVIRSITAIRNNIRRRRPRQHHDSEEIAMSEDDDDD; encoded by the exons ATGGGAGATATTGCTTTGTTTATCGATGATTTACCATCAGATTCTTCGATTTCACACTGTAGAATTTGCCACGAAGAAGAATTTGAAAGCATGAAAAGCTTGGAAGCTCCTTGTGCTTGTTCTGGCTCtgttaag TTTGCACATAGAGATTGTATACAGAGATGGTGTAACGAGAAAGGGAACACAACTTGTGAAATTTGTCTTCAG GAATATGAACCAGGATATACAGTAATAGCACCTTCAAAGAAGTCTCAACTAATTGAAGCTGCAGTAACCATTAG AGATAGCCTGCAAATTCCCAGAAGAGAGGTTGAACCACAAGAAGTAATGAACGACGAAAATGAATTCTTTCAATGTACTTCAACCATTGAAAGAGGTGCCGCTTGTTGCCGATCAATGGCCCTCACC TTTACCGTGGTTTTGCTCATAAAACATCTCTTTGCTGTCATTAATGGCGAAACAGATGATTACCCGTTTGCACTTCTTATG ATACTGCTTTTGAGAGCCACCGGAATTTTACTCCCAATGTACATAGTAATTCGATCAATTACAGCCATTCGAAACAACATTCGACGGCGACGACCACGACAACATCAT GATTCCGAGGAGATTGCCATGTCTGAAGACGATGATGATGATTAA